A genomic stretch from Deinococcus ruber includes:
- a CDS encoding sugar-binding transcriptional regulator — protein sequence MTEDQATLALNVARLYYHQGLTTDAVARELGLSRPKVSRLLSFARRTGLVEIRIHDAGVPPQALAAELQRRYPFLSAQVVSVPPGSTEAVWLARVATACATLLNTLLLPGQVVGLAWGNTLDAVSRALTPRTVPDLRFVQLNGSANDSDFVSGFVSDTILRFARNYGAKAHLFPVPTFFDDPATKQAMWRERSVRHVLDLQERADLLLYSVGSHTAQTPSHVYSAGYLDADDVQVLSSEGAVGDIATVFYRADGSYQGLTLNARASGPDLSLVRRAPDTVCVVSGLGKVRALHGALQGGLLRRLIVDEVTAKAVLEEG from the coding sequence ATGACCGAAGATCAGGCGACACTGGCGCTCAATGTGGCCCGCCTCTACTACCATCAGGGCCTGACGACCGACGCGGTGGCCCGCGAACTGGGCCTATCGCGCCCGAAGGTGTCGCGGCTGCTGTCGTTTGCCCGCCGCACCGGACTGGTCGAGATTCGCATTCACGATGCGGGCGTTCCTCCGCAGGCGCTGGCTGCCGAGTTGCAGCGCCGCTACCCGTTTCTGAGCGCCCAGGTGGTGAGTGTGCCGCCGGGCAGCACCGAGGCGGTGTGGCTGGCCCGCGTGGCGACGGCCTGCGCCACCCTGCTGAATACCCTGCTGCTGCCGGGGCAGGTGGTGGGGCTGGCGTGGGGCAACACCCTGGACGCCGTGAGCCGCGCTCTGACGCCCAGAACCGTCCCCGATCTGAGGTTCGTGCAGCTCAACGGCTCGGCCAACGACAGCGATTTCGTCAGCGGCTTCGTCTCGGATACTATCCTGCGTTTTGCCCGCAATTACGGCGCGAAGGCCCACCTGTTTCCGGTGCCGACCTTCTTCGACGACCCGGCCACCAAGCAGGCGATGTGGCGAGAACGCAGCGTGCGGCACGTGCTCGACCTTCAGGAACGGGCCGATCTGCTGCTGTATTCGGTGGGCAGCCACACCGCCCAGACGCCCAGCCACGTGTATTCAGCCGGATACCTCGACGCCGACGACGTGCAGGTTCTGAGCAGCGAGGGTGCGGTGGGCGACATTGCCACGGTGTTCTACCGCGCCGACGGCAGTTATCAGGGCCTGACGCTCAATGCCCGCGCCAGCGGCCCCGATCTGAGTCTGGTGCGCCGCGCCCCCGATACCGTGTGTGTGGTCAGCGGACTGGGCAAGGTGCGGGCGCTGCACGGAGCGCTGCAAGGTGGCCTGCTGCGCCGCCTGATCGTGGACGAGGTGACAGCGAAAGCGGTGCTGGAAGAGGGATAG
- a CDS encoding shikimate dehydrogenase yields the protein MPQHDTPLALLGYPADAARKLRDLGLTALSLPTEPLAKVLDACAPLAFTGALVAPALQAAVLAASQPDSAARRAGAADALSFAGGLHSTHTLPDALLDALEQSGYPVRGAHALIIGERGDLGAGLALTRLGLGSLTLAAASHPDGEHLLKDLPRGVRAHATTRHDSALPTLAERADLIVLTAGMMPPGVLQPFHALLDLTGRAGSTATRAGASLVPLGQLPELRLSRRLLHATGQRFAPDALSELAGLF from the coding sequence ATGCCGCAGCACGATACGCCGCTGGCCCTGCTCGGCTACCCTGCCGACGCCGCCCGCAAACTGCGCGATCTGGGCCTGACTGCACTTTCGTTGCCCACCGAACCGCTGGCGAAGGTGCTGGACGCGTGTGCGCCGCTGGCCTTCACGGGCGCACTGGTCGCCCCCGCGCTTCAGGCGGCGGTGCTGGCCGCCTCGCAGCCCGACAGCGCTGCCAGACGTGCCGGGGCTGCCGACGCCCTGAGCTTCGCCGGAGGGCTGCACAGCACGCATACCCTGCCCGACGCGCTGCTGGACGCCCTGGAGCAGAGCGGCTACCCGGTACGCGGCGCACACGCCCTGATCATTGGGGAGCGCGGCGATCTGGGCGCAGGGCTGGCCCTGACGCGCCTGGGCCTGGGCAGCCTGACCCTGGCGGCAGCGTCTCATCCAGACGGCGAACATCTGCTGAAAGACCTTCCCAGAGGCGTCCGGGCGCACGCGACCACCCGGCACGACTCGGCGCTTCCCACCCTGGCCGAACGCGCCGACCTGATCGTGCTGACCGCAGGCATGATGCCGCCGGGCGTGCTGCAACCGTTCCACGCCCTGCTCGACCTGACCGGACGGGCTGGCTCCACCGCCACCCGCGCCGGAGCCAGCCTCGTGCCGCTCGGCCAGTTGCCGGAACTGCGCCTGAGCCGCAGGCTGTTGCACGCCACCGGGCAGCGCTTTGCCCCGGACGCGCTGAGCGAACTGGCAGGGTTGTTTTAA
- the glpK gene encoding glycerol kinase GlpK: protein MPETFILALDQGTTSSRAVVFDHSGNIRARAQKEFTQHFPRPGWVEHDASELWSTTSGVMQEAIAAAGIRASDLAAIGITNQRETVVVWDRQTRQPIHPAIVWQDRRTAAYCDELRAAGRAEVFQQKTGLVLDSYFSGTKLKWILDNVDGARTRAEAGELAFGTVDSWLVYNLSGGTLHVTDATNASRTLLYNIHTGTWDDELLNLLDIPRSLLPDIRNSSQVYGQTAEGLLGAQVPIAGIAGDQHAATFGQVCLQPGMAKNTYGTGCFMLLNTGAEPVPSRHELLTTVAWQLEGQRTYALEGSVFVAGAVVQWLRDSLGIIRSSAEVETLAASVPDSGGVYLVPAFVGLGAPYWDSYARGTMLGLTRGSTAAHIARAALESIAFQVAELLEAMQQDAAMPLQELRVDGGGSTNDALMQFQADILGVPVVRPRITETTALGAAYLAGLAVGYWKDTAELSALWQLGRRFEPQMEAAERQKRLATWKRAVQRSRDWEREDATLNA, encoded by the coding sequence ATGCCCGAAACATTCATTCTCGCGCTCGACCAGGGCACCACCAGCAGCCGCGCCGTGGTCTTCGATCACAGCGGCAACATCCGCGCCCGGGCGCAGAAGGAATTCACCCAGCACTTTCCCCGGCCCGGCTGGGTCGAACACGACGCCTCTGAACTGTGGAGCACTACCAGCGGCGTGATGCAGGAGGCCATCGCGGCGGCGGGCATTCGTGCCAGCGACCTCGCGGCCATCGGCATCACCAATCAGCGCGAAACGGTGGTGGTCTGGGATCGGCAGACCCGGCAGCCGATTCATCCGGCGATTGTCTGGCAGGATCGCCGCACCGCCGCGTACTGCGACGAACTGCGGGCCGCTGGCAGGGCCGAGGTGTTTCAGCAAAAAACCGGGCTGGTACTCGACTCCTACTTTTCCGGCACCAAGCTGAAATGGATTCTCGACAACGTGGACGGCGCACGCACCCGCGCCGAGGCCGGAGAACTGGCGTTCGGCACGGTGGATTCCTGGCTGGTCTACAACCTGTCGGGCGGCACGCTGCACGTGACCGACGCGACCAATGCCAGCCGCACGCTGCTCTACAACATCCACACCGGCACCTGGGACGACGAGTTGCTGAATCTGCTCGACATTCCCCGTTCGTTGCTGCCCGACATACGGAACAGTTCGCAGGTGTACGGCCAGACCGCCGAGGGGCTGCTGGGCGCACAGGTGCCGATTGCAGGCATCGCGGGCGACCAGCACGCCGCCACCTTCGGGCAGGTCTGCCTGCAACCGGGCATGGCAAAAAATACCTACGGCACCGGCTGTTTCATGCTGCTGAATACCGGGGCAGAGCCGGTGCCCAGCCGTCATGAGCTGCTGACCACCGTGGCGTGGCAACTGGAGGGGCAGCGCACCTACGCGCTGGAAGGCAGTGTGTTTGTGGCGGGCGCGGTGGTGCAGTGGCTGCGCGACTCGCTGGGCATCATCAGAAGCAGCGCCGAGGTGGAAACGCTGGCGGCCAGCGTGCCGGACAGCGGCGGGGTGTACCTCGTTCCGGCCTTCGTGGGGCTGGGTGCGCCGTACTGGGACAGCTACGCACGCGGCACCATGCTGGGCCTGACGCGGGGCAGCACCGCCGCCCACATCGCCCGCGCCGCCCTCGAAAGCATCGCCTTTCAGGTGGCCGAGCTGCTGGAAGCCATGCAGCAGGATGCGGCCATGCCCCTTCAGGAACTGCGGGTGGACGGCGGCGGCAGCACCAACGACGCCCTGATGCAGTTTCAGGCCGACATTCTGGGCGTGCCGGTCGTCAGGCCGCGCATCACCGAAACCACTGCGCTGGGAGCGGCTTACCTCGCGGGGCTGGCGGTGGGCTACTGGAAGGACACCGCCGAACTGAGTGCGCTGTGGCAGCTCGGGCGGCGCTTCGAGCCGCAGATGGAGGCTGCCGAGCGCCAGAAGCGGCTGGCGACCTGGAAGCGGGCGGTGCAGCGCAGCCGCGACTGGGAACGCGAGGACGCAACTCTAAATGCCTGA